The Desulfocurvus vexinensis DSM 17965 genome segment GCTGGCCTCGCTGGCGGTCTTCGTGCTGCCCCTGGCGGTGTACCCCATCATCTATTTCGGCAAGAAGCTCAGGAAGATCGGCCGCAAGAACCAGGTCAAGCTCTCGGACATCTCGGTGATCCTCAACGAGGCCTTCTCGGGCATCCGCGTGGTCAAGGCCTTCGCCACCGAGCGCCACGAAAACGCGCGCTTTGCCGTGGAGAACCGCCGCCTGGTGGACATCGCCCGCAAGGAGGTGGTGTTCAGCGAAATGTCCTCGCCGATCATGGACATGGTCGGCGCCCTGGGCATCGCCGTGGTCATGTGGTACTGCGGGCAGCAGGTCATGGACGGCGAGATCACCCAGGGCATGTTCATCTCCTTCGTGGCCGCCGCCGGGCTGATCTACGAGCCCATCAAGAAGTTCAACAGCTACAACATGGACGTGCAGCGCGCCCTGGCTGGCGCCGAGCGCGTCTTCGAGATCCTCGACGCGCCCGAGATCGTGCAGGAAGAGGGCGGGCAGACGGAATTCGCCGGGCCCTTCGAGGAGCTGCGCCTGGAGGGCGTGACCTTCGCCTACCCCGGCTGCGCGCGCCCGGCCCTGCACAACGTGAGCCTGACCGTGCGCGCCGGGCAGCGCGTGGCCCTGGTCGGCCCCTCGGGCTCGGGCAAGACCACGCTGGTCAACCTGCTGCCGCGCTTCTACCTGCCCCAGGCCGGGGCGGTGGTGCTCAACGGCAGGCCCGTGGAGGACTACACCCTGGCCTCGCTGCGCCGCAACATCGGCATCGTCTCGCAGGACGCCTTCCTCTTCGACACCACCGTGCGCGACAACATCGCCTACGGCCACGGGGAGGTGGACCCGGAGCGCATCGAATCCTGCGCGCGGGCGGCCTACGCCCACGAATTCGTGCAGCAGATGCCCGCCGGGTACGACACCGTGCTGGGCGAGCGCGGGGTCAAGCTCTCGGGCGGGCAGAAGCAGCGCCTGACCATCGCCCGCGCGCTGTTCAAGAACCCGCCGCTGCTCATCCTGGACGAGGCCACCAGCGCCCTGGACACCGAATCCGAACGCAAGGTGCAGGCCGCCCTGGAAAACCTGATGCAGAACCGCACGAGCATCGTCATCGCCCACCGCCTGTCCACGGTGGTCGGCGCGGATGTGATCGTGGTCATGGAGCAGGGCAGGGTGGTCTCCACGGGCACCCACGCCGAGCTTCTGGCGGGCTGTCCGCTCTATGCCCGGCTGCACAGCATGCAGTTCCGCGACGAACCCCAGGACGGGCTGCCCGGCTGCGACATGGAGCCCGCGTGAGGCTGCGCCTGCCTGCCGGGCTGGTGTCCCTGCTGCTGGCGGCGCTGTACCGGCTTGTGCTGCTCACCGTGCGCCTGCGCGTGGAGAACTACGACGCCCTGCGCGCCCTGTGGGCGGCGGGCACGCCCACGGTGGTCGCCTGCTGGCACAACGAGCTGTTCTGCTTCCCCGCCCTGCGCGGCGACACGCGCTGGGTGGCCATCGTTTCCGCCAGCAGGGACGGCGAAGTCCTGGCCCGGGTCCTGAACCGCCTGGGGGTGGACACCGCGCGCGGGTCCAGCTCGCGCCAGGGGCTGGCCGCCCTGCGCCAGGCCGTGCGCGCCATGCGCGAGGGCGCGGGACGGGTCAACGGCTTCGTCACCGTGGACGGCCCGCGCGGCCCGCGCCACAAGGCCAAGGACGGCGTCTTGCTGCTGGCCGCCCTGGCCGGGGCCCCGCTGGTGCCCGCGCGGGTGCGCTGCTCGCGGGCCTTCGTGTTCCGCAAGGCCTGGGACCGCTTCGAGCTGCCCCTGCCGTTCTCCACCTGCCGCATCGTTTTCGGCCGGCCCTACGCCGTGCCCTCCGGGGCGCTGCGCGGACAGGCCCTGGCCGACGCCGTGCGTGAGCTGGAGGCGCGCCTGCATGGGCTGGGCTGAGTGGCTGGGGCGCAGCAGCGTGCCGGTGCTGTGCTACCACAACATCGGCGGCAACGGCGTGCCCCTGGCGGCGTTCACGGAGCAGATGCGCTGGCTGGCGGCCAGCGGGGTGCGCACCCTGGGGCTGGGGGAGCTGCGCCGCGTGCTGGCCGGGGAGCCCCTGTCCGCCCCGGCGGTGTGCCTGACCTTCGACGACGGCTTCTGCGACCTGTATACCCGCGTGGCGCCGCTGTTCGCGCAGCTCGGCCTGCGCGGCGCGGTGTTCGTCATCAACAACCGCCTGCGCGCGGACGGCGCCCCGCGCCACGAGGGCGAGGTGGTCGCCGACGCCGCGCACGAGGCCTTCACCCTGGCCGGGGACCGCTCGGCCTGGCTCTCGGGCGCGGAGCTGCGCGAGCTGGCGGACGCCGGGCTCCTTGACGTGGGCAGCCATTCCCTGACCCACGCCATGGGCCCCACGGGCCGGGCGGAACTGACCGATATTCCAAAACATTGGGCCTATGCCCCGTGGCGCGAGGGGGCCCGCCCGGGCCCGGCGCCGCGTCTGGCCCCGGAGCTGGCCGGGCCGCTGTGGCGCCAGGGGCAGGGCCGGGCCGAAACCGAGGCCGAGATGCACGCCCGGGTGCTGGACAATCTCGCGCGCTCGCGGCAGGGTCTGGAAACGTTGCTGGGCCGCCCGGTGACGGCCCTGGCCTGGCCCTGGGGCCAGGGGCACCCCATGGCCCGGCGCGCGGCCCGCGAGGCGGGGCTGGACCTCGTGCTGACCCTGCGCCGGGGCCCCGTGGGCCCAGGCACCGACCCCCTGGCCGTGCCGCGCCTGGAGGTGCGCCGCGCCAAGGGGCCGGGCTGGTTCAGGAGCCGGGTGTTCTTGCATTCCCGGGCGGGGCTGGCCCGGGCCTACAGCGCAATGCGGGTGTAGCGTGAAGGATCTTCTCTACGCGTCGTTGGCCGCCTGGGGCCTGGGCTGGGGTTTCGAGCGGGTGCGCACGCGCGGCGAGGCCCTGGGGCGCCTGCTGTGGCGGGCGCTGCCCCAGCGGCGCGAGATGGCCTGCGAGGCCATGGTCCGCCTGCTGGGCCTCTCGCCAGAAAAGGCCCGGGCCACGGCCCTGGAAAGTTTTCAGCACAATGGCCGCTCGTTCCTGGAAATCCTGCTGGCCCACCGCGTGGACCCGCGCTTCGTGCGCGAGCGGCTGCGCATCGTCGATCCGCCCAGCCTCGCGGCCCTGCAAAGCCAGGAGCGCCCCCTGGTCTGCGTCTCGGCGCACCTGGGCGCCTGGGAGTTGCTGGCCCCGGTGTTCCACCTGCTGCTGCCCGGGCGCGAGAAGCAGATCGTGGTCCGCCGCCCCAGGGATCTGGCCCTGCACGCGCTGACCACGCGCCTGCGCTCGCGGCCCAGCCTGGAAGTGGTGGACCACCGCAACGCGGCGCCCAGGGTGCTGCGCTGCCTGCGCCGGGGCGGGGGGGCGGCCTTCCTGGTGGACCACAACACCAGCACCTCCGAGGCCGTATTCCTGCCGTTTCTGGGGCGCATCGCCGCCGTGAACAAGGGCCCGGCCCTGCTGGCCCTGCGCGCCGGGGCGGTGGTACAGCCCCTGTTCCTGTTGCGTGAAGGGCAGGGCGGCTACGCCCTGTATCTCGAACCCACCCTGGACACCAGGGCCGTGACGGGAACCCACGACGAAAAGATCCAGAAAATCGCCCTGTTCTATACCCAGGTCGT includes the following:
- a CDS encoding lysophospholipid acyltransferase family protein, whose translation is MRLRLPAGLVSLLLAALYRLVLLTVRLRVENYDALRALWAAGTPTVVACWHNELFCFPALRGDTRWVAIVSASRDGEVLARVLNRLGVDTARGSSSRQGLAALRQAVRAMREGAGRVNGFVTVDGPRGPRHKAKDGVLLLAALAGAPLVPARVRCSRAFVFRKAWDRFELPLPFSTCRIVFGRPYAVPSGALRGQALADAVRELEARLHGLG
- a CDS encoding polysaccharide deacetylase family protein; protein product: MGWAEWLGRSSVPVLCYHNIGGNGVPLAAFTEQMRWLAASGVRTLGLGELRRVLAGEPLSAPAVCLTFDDGFCDLYTRVAPLFAQLGLRGAVFVINNRLRADGAPRHEGEVVADAAHEAFTLAGDRSAWLSGAELRELADAGLLDVGSHSLTHAMGPTGRAELTDIPKHWAYAPWREGARPGPAPRLAPELAGPLWRQGQGRAETEAEMHARVLDNLARSRQGLETLLGRPVTALAWPWGQGHPMARRAAREAGLDLVLTLRRGPVGPGTDPLAVPRLEVRRAKGPGWFRSRVFLHSRAGLARAYSAMRV
- a CDS encoding lysophospholipid acyltransferase family protein, coding for MKDLLYASLAAWGLGWGFERVRTRGEALGRLLWRALPQRREMACEAMVRLLGLSPEKARATALESFQHNGRSFLEILLAHRVDPRFVRERLRIVDPPSLAALQSQERPLVCVSAHLGAWELLAPVFHLLLPGREKQIVVRRPRDLALHALTTRLRSRPSLEVVDHRNAAPRVLRCLRRGGGAAFLVDHNTSTSEAVFLPFLGRIAAVNKGPALLALRAGAVVQPLFLLREGQGGYALYLEPTLDTRAVTGTHDEKIQKIALFYTQVVERMVRRHPEQWYWLHKRWKTQPPEGWTYSPPET
- the msbA gene encoding lipid A export permease/ATP-binding protein MsbA, which produces MGSDSKKDYLRSPVLLRRCLGYFTPYKTSIALAVVSMGIVAVSSSASAYLFQPAWDSIFAEHDRSKLVVYPLLMILVFALKGVFRYAQNYLMRMCGLKVLERLRNELHEKILRLPMNFFDDTQVGMLQSRIIMDVNMIRNSLPAIVMLVRSVLEVIGLLGVAFYMNPGLASLAVFVLPLAVYPIIYFGKKLRKIGRKNQVKLSDISVILNEAFSGIRVVKAFATERHENARFAVENRRLVDIARKEVVFSEMSSPIMDMVGALGIAVVMWYCGQQVMDGEITQGMFISFVAAAGLIYEPIKKFNSYNMDVQRALAGAERVFEILDAPEIVQEEGGQTEFAGPFEELRLEGVTFAYPGCARPALHNVSLTVRAGQRVALVGPSGSGKTTLVNLLPRFYLPQAGAVVLNGRPVEDYTLASLRRNIGIVSQDAFLFDTTVRDNIAYGHGEVDPERIESCARAAYAHEFVQQMPAGYDTVLGERGVKLSGGQKQRLTIARALFKNPPLLILDEATSALDTESERKVQAALENLMQNRTSIVIAHRLSTVVGADVIVVMEQGRVVSTGTHAELLAGCPLYARLHSMQFRDEPQDGLPGCDMEPA